A region of Shewanella psychromarinicola DNA encodes the following proteins:
- the deoA gene encoding thymidine phosphorylase, whose protein sequence is MFLAQEIIRKKRNGDALSTAEIQFFVDGITHNTVSEGQIAAFGMAVYFKDMNMDERIALTIAMRDSGAVLNWDSLGLDGPIIDKHSTGGVGDVISLMLGPMAAACGGYVPMISGRGLGHTGGTLDKFDAIPGYQTEPSSELFRKVVKDAGVAIIGQTGDLVPADKRFYSIRDNTATVESISLITASILSKKLAAGLDALAMDVKVGSGAFMPTYEASEELARSITAVANGAGTKTTALLTDMNQVLASCAGNAVEVREAINFLTGQYRNPRLYAVTMGLCAEMLVLGGIAHNEAEARNKLNTVLDNGKAAEAFAKMVAGLGGPTDFVESYDKYLPHAKIIRPVYANTSGFAYKMDTRELGLAVVTLGGGRRKPGDTLDYSVGLTQVCALGQAVNKDIPLAMIHAQSEDAFAEAAAAIQQAVIIGDSAPEKTPEIYRYIRASDL, encoded by the coding sequence ATGTTTCTTGCTCAAGAGATTATCCGTAAAAAACGTAACGGCGATGCACTAAGTACTGCAGAAATTCAATTTTTTGTTGATGGCATCACCCATAACACGGTTTCTGAAGGCCAAATTGCTGCGTTCGGCATGGCGGTGTACTTCAAAGATATGAATATGGACGAACGTATTGCATTAACGATAGCAATGCGAGATTCCGGAGCCGTATTAAATTGGGATTCACTCGGCCTTGATGGCCCTATTATCGATAAACATAGTACCGGTGGTGTAGGCGATGTCATAAGCCTAATGCTTGGTCCTATGGCTGCAGCTTGTGGTGGTTATGTGCCGATGATTTCGGGGCGTGGCCTAGGTCATACTGGCGGTACGCTAGATAAATTTGATGCTATTCCAGGCTATCAAACTGAACCGTCAAGTGAATTATTCCGCAAAGTGGTAAAAGATGCTGGTGTGGCCATTATTGGCCAAACGGGCGATCTTGTTCCTGCCGATAAACGTTTTTATTCAATCCGCGATAATACCGCAACGGTTGAATCTATTTCACTTATCACCGCCTCAATTTTATCTAAAAAATTAGCCGCAGGTTTAGATGCGCTAGCAATGGATGTCAAAGTAGGCAGTGGCGCATTTATGCCAACCTACGAGGCATCTGAAGAATTAGCTCGTAGTATTACTGCGGTAGCTAATGGTGCTGGCACAAAAACAACTGCATTGCTGACCGACATGAATCAGGTATTGGCTTCTTGCGCAGGTAATGCGGTTGAAGTGCGTGAGGCGATTAACTTTTTAACAGGTCAATATCGTAACCCTCGTTTATATGCGGTCACTATGGGTTTATGTGCAGAAATGCTTGTTTTGGGTGGTATTGCACACAACGAAGCAGAAGCACGTAATAAACTTAATACTGTATTAGATAATGGCAAAGCGGCAGAGGCATTTGCTAAAATGGTGGCGGGTTTAGGTGGCCCAACAGATTTTGTTGAGTCATACGATAAGTATTTACCTCACGCGAAGATTATTCGCCCTGTATACGCCAATACATCTGGCTTTGCTTACAAAATGGATACACGAGAACTTGGTTTAGCGGTTGTGACCTTAGGTGGCGGACGTCGTAAACCAGGAGATACACTGGATTATAGTGTTGGATTAACTCAAGTATGCGCACTCGGTCAGGCAGTTAACAAAGATATCCCGTTAGCGATGATCCATGCTCAATCTGAAGATGCGTTTGCAGAAGCTGCCGCGGCTATTCAGCAAGCGGTTATTATTGGCGATAGCGCGCCTGAGAAGACGCCTGAAATATATCGTTATATTCGCGCTTCAGATTTATAA
- the nlpI gene encoding lipoprotein NlpI produces MECKLRTTIVAVVVGASMLLSGCTATLGSNDNIAGQMIIAPVMPDYKLEVTLAKLNEILATMELTDEQRARFHYDRGVIYDSVGLRLLGRIDFHQALKLQPDLADAYNFLGIYYTQEGEFDSAYEAFDGVLELSPNYDYAFLNRGIALYYGERYELAVDDMKVFYERDPSDGYRVLWLYLMTAAVDKNAALVNLAQQREQLNDEDWSSILVDFYIGNVNQEQVFSAAKVGLSQPKEYAERLCEAYFYLAKHAAANGQYQQAANFYRLTLATNIYDFVEHRYARIELAKMKNMIQQSTQVPLKS; encoded by the coding sequence ATGGAATGTAAACTACGCACCACAATCGTTGCCGTTGTTGTGGGTGCAAGCATGTTGTTGTCAGGGTGTACTGCAACGTTAGGTTCAAATGATAATATTGCAGGACAGATGATTATCGCTCCTGTCATGCCAGACTATAAGTTGGAAGTGACGCTGGCAAAGCTAAATGAAATTTTGGCTACTATGGAGTTAACTGACGAGCAACGCGCACGTTTTCATTACGATCGTGGCGTCATTTATGACAGTGTCGGATTACGCTTACTGGGTAGAATTGATTTTCATCAGGCACTAAAATTACAACCCGATTTAGCTGATGCCTATAACTTTCTGGGCATTTACTACACTCAAGAAGGTGAGTTCGATAGTGCTTATGAAGCCTTTGATGGTGTATTAGAACTGTCACCTAATTATGATTACGCCTTTTTAAATCGCGGTATCGCATTATATTATGGCGAGCGCTACGAATTAGCGGTAGACGACATGAAAGTATTTTATGAGCGAGACCCTAGTGATGGTTACCGGGTTCTTTGGCTCTATTTGATGACTGCTGCGGTTGATAAAAATGCCGCTTTAGTGAATTTGGCGCAACAACGTGAACAGTTAAATGATGAAGATTGGTCTAGTATATTGGTTGATTTTTACATAGGTAACGTCAACCAAGAACAAGTATTTTCTGCTGCAAAAGTGGGCTTGTCTCAACCAAAAGAATATGCTGAACGCTTATGTGAAGCTTATTTCTACTTAGCTAAACATGCTGCTGCAAATGGCCAATATCAGCAAGCTGCTAATTTTTATCGTTTAACGTTAGCGACTAATATTTATGATTTTGTTGAGCATCGTTATGCGAGAATTGAATTAGCTAAAATGAAAAATATGATCCAACAGTCTACCCAAGTACCATTGAAAAGCTAA
- a CDS encoding NupC/NupG family nucleoside CNT transporter, with product MDIVMSLVGVVTLLLIGFALSNNKKAINKRTVLGALAIQAAFGGFVLYVPVGQEVLGGVSMGVANVIGYSQAGIDFLFGGLGTDAMFSNGVGFVFAIRVLPVIIFFSSLIAVLYYLGIMQLVIKFIGGGLQKALGTSRTESMAATANIFVGQTEAPLVVRPFIATMTNSELFAIMVGGLASIAGAVLAGYAGMGVKIEYLVAASFMAAPGGLLMAKLIHPETEETKNEMGDLPEDTDKPANVIDAAAAGAASGMHLALNVGAMLLAFVGLIAMLNGMLGGLGGLVGFENLTLELILGYLFMPLAFLIGVPWNEAMVAGSFIGQKIIVNEFVAYLNFAPYLNDAAIACTSVASEVAKGLPLCVEGTQAAMTARTQAIISFALCGFANLSSIAILLGGLGAMAPSRRHDLAKLGVRAVIAASLANLMSATIAGLFLAI from the coding sequence ATGGATATAGTAATGAGTTTAGTAGGGGTGGTCACCTTACTATTGATAGGTTTCGCACTATCAAATAATAAAAAAGCAATTAACAAACGTACCGTTTTGGGTGCACTAGCAATTCAGGCCGCTTTCGGTGGTTTCGTATTGTATGTACCCGTTGGGCAAGAAGTGCTTGGCGGTGTATCAATGGGTGTTGCCAATGTTATTGGTTACTCTCAAGCTGGTATCGACTTCCTATTTGGTGGTCTAGGTACTGACGCAATGTTCTCAAATGGTGTTGGCTTCGTCTTCGCTATTCGCGTACTACCCGTCATTATCTTCTTCTCTTCTTTGATTGCTGTACTTTATTACCTTGGCATTATGCAGTTGGTTATTAAGTTCATCGGTGGTGGTCTTCAGAAGGCTCTAGGTACAAGCCGTACAGAATCTATGGCTGCTACTGCAAACATCTTCGTTGGTCAAACTGAAGCGCCGCTTGTTGTTCGTCCTTTCATTGCGACTATGACAAACTCTGAGCTATTCGCCATCATGGTGGGTGGTTTAGCATCAATCGCTGGTGCAGTACTTGCTGGTTATGCTGGTATGGGCGTTAAAATTGAGTACTTGGTTGCGGCTTCTTTCATGGCAGCTCCAGGTGGCCTATTAATGGCTAAGCTTATTCACCCAGAGACTGAAGAAACTAAAAACGAAATGGGCGATCTGCCTGAAGACACTGATAAGCCTGCTAACGTCATTGACGCTGCGGCTGCTGGTGCTGCTTCTGGTATGCATTTAGCACTTAACGTTGGTGCAATGCTGCTTGCTTTCGTTGGTCTTATCGCCATGCTTAACGGCATGTTAGGCGGCCTTGGCGGACTCGTTGGTTTTGAGAACCTTACTCTAGAGCTTATCTTAGGTTACTTGTTCATGCCTTTAGCATTCCTTATCGGTGTGCCTTGGAATGAAGCAATGGTTGCTGGCTCGTTCATTGGTCAGAAGATCATTGTTAACGAATTCGTCGCTTACCTAAACTTTGCTCCTTACCTTAATGATGCCGCTATAGCGTGTACCAGTGTTGCTAGTGAAGTCGCTAAAGGCTTACCACTATGCGTGGAAGGAACACAAGCTGCGATGACTGCTAGAACTCAAGCTATCATCTCATTCGCATTATGTGGTTTTGCTAACTTGTCTTCAATCGCAATTCTACTCGGTGGCCTAGGCGCTATGGCTCCAAGCCGTCGTCATGACCTTGCTAAGCTTGGTGTTCGTGCTGTTATAGCCGCATCGCTTGCCAACTTAATGAGCGCGACAATAGCCGGTCTATTCTTAGCTATCTAA
- the prfC gene encoding peptide chain release factor 3: protein MSGNNVEVDKRRTFAIISHPDAGKTTITEKVLLFGNALQKAGTVKGKKSGQHAKSDWMEMEKDRGISITTSVMQFPYGGALINLLDTPGHEDFSEDTYRTLTAVDSCLMVIDSAKGVEDRTIKLMDVTRLRDTPIVTFMNKCDRDIREPIELMDEVEAILKIACAPITWPIGSGKEFKGVYHILRDEIILYQSGMGHTIQEERIIKGLHNPELDKVLGSYAAEIREEMELVAGASHEFNQEAFLKGELTPVYFGTALGNFGVDHILDGMVEWAPKPLPRESDVRNVTPDEEKFSGFIFKIQANMDPKHRDRVAFMRVCSGRYEQGMKMHHVRIGKDVNVSDALTFMAGDRSRAEAAYPGDIIGLHNHGTMRIGDTFTQGEKLRFTGVPNFAPEMFRRIRLKDPLKQKQLLKGLVQLSEEGAVQVFRPIDSNDLIVGAVGVLQFEVVVGRLKSEYNVEAIYEGISVSTARWVYCKDERKLEEFQRKCSQYLALDGGNNLTYIAPTMVNLNLSMERYPDIEFTKTREH, encoded by the coding sequence ATGTCAGGCAATAACGTTGAGGTCGACAAGCGTCGTACTTTCGCCATCATTTCGCACCCCGATGCGGGTAAAACCACCATCACCGAAAAAGTACTTTTATTCGGAAACGCCTTACAAAAGGCCGGAACGGTAAAAGGCAAAAAGTCTGGTCAACATGCTAAATCTGATTGGATGGAAATGGAAAAAGATCGTGGTATTTCCATTACCACCTCTGTTATGCAGTTTCCTTACGGTGGCGCACTCATCAACTTACTTGATACACCTGGTCACGAAGATTTTTCTGAAGACACTTATCGTACCCTAACGGCGGTCGATTCTTGTTTAATGGTGATTGATTCCGCTAAAGGTGTCGAAGATCGTACTATTAAATTAATGGATGTGACGCGTTTACGTGATACGCCGATTGTGACATTCATGAATAAATGTGACCGTGATATTCGTGAGCCCATTGAATTAATGGATGAAGTCGAAGCTATTTTAAAGATAGCTTGCGCACCTATCACTTGGCCTATTGGCTCTGGTAAAGAGTTTAAAGGCGTCTACCATATTTTGCGTGATGAAATCATTTTATACCAGAGTGGTATGGGTCACACTATTCAAGAAGAGCGTATTATCAAAGGATTACACAATCCTGAACTAGACAAAGTGCTTGGCTCTTATGCTGCTGAAATCCGTGAAGAAATGGAACTGGTTGCGGGTGCTTCACATGAGTTCAATCAAGAGGCCTTTCTAAAAGGCGAGCTTACGCCAGTGTATTTTGGTACCGCCTTAGGTAACTTCGGTGTAGATCATATTCTGGACGGTATGGTTGAATGGGCCCCCAAGCCGCTTCCTCGTGAAAGTGATGTCCGCAATGTCACTCCTGATGAAGAAAAATTCTCTGGTTTTATCTTCAAAATTCAAGCCAATATGGATCCAAAACACCGAGATCGTGTTGCTTTTATGCGTGTTTGCTCGGGTCGGTATGAGCAAGGTATGAAAATGCACCATGTTCGCATTGGTAAAGATGTCAATGTCAGTGATGCGTTGACCTTTATGGCTGGGGATCGTAGTCGTGCTGAAGCTGCTTATCCTGGTGACATTATTGGACTACATAATCATGGCACGATGCGAATTGGTGATACCTTTACCCAAGGCGAAAAATTACGTTTTACTGGTGTGCCTAACTTTGCCCCTGAAATGTTCCGTCGTATTCGATTAAAAGATCCTTTAAAACAGAAACAACTGCTTAAAGGATTAGTTCAGTTATCTGAAGAAGGTGCTGTACAGGTCTTTAGACCCATTGACTCTAACGATCTCATTGTGGGAGCGGTTGGTGTACTTCAGTTTGAAGTGGTTGTTGGACGCTTAAAAAGTGAATATAACGTTGAAGCTATTTACGAAGGTATCAGTGTCAGTACGGCTCGTTGGGTGTATTGCAAAGACGAGCGTAAATTAGAAGAGTTTCAGCGTAAATGTAGTCAGTATTTAGCCCTCGATGGCGGAAATAACTTGACCTATATTGCGCCAACAATGGTGAATCTAAACTTATCCATGGAACGCTATCCTGACATTGAGTTCACTAAGACGCGTGAACACTAA
- a CDS encoding TatD family hydrolase produces the protein MIDTHAHLDMSAFDGDREQLFEAMHRSGITSVILPGVSVDQWQKQIQIAQQFDCFFSLGIHPWYVPESIDAAIIKLDAMLQQHSKNKRLVAVGECGLDKLHHWSDKQLLLLEKQLALAQTYQLPVILHAVKAHQELLTMLAHFKLTRGGVVHGFYGNSDMAKRYISLGFKLGVGGLILNPSAKKLRETVVNLPLEHFLLETDSPSMAPFDHPQSRNTPLTLLRVVSEIAFLKEKSTVCILEQLNQNALQLFDL, from the coding sequence ATGATTGATACTCATGCTCATCTTGATATGTCAGCGTTCGATGGTGATAGAGAACAGCTGTTTGAGGCTATGCATCGTAGCGGTATTACGTCGGTAATTTTACCGGGTGTGTCGGTTGACCAATGGCAAAAGCAAATCCAAATAGCGCAACAATTTGATTGTTTTTTTTCGCTTGGCATTCACCCTTGGTACGTGCCTGAGAGCATTGATGCGGCCATTATTAAGCTGGATGCAATGTTACAACAACATAGTAAAAATAAGCGTTTGGTGGCTGTTGGGGAGTGTGGTCTCGATAAATTACATCATTGGTCTGATAAACAATTGTTGTTACTTGAGAAACAGTTAGCACTTGCTCAAACTTATCAATTACCTGTCATTTTACATGCCGTTAAAGCTCATCAAGAATTACTGACAATGTTGGCACATTTTAAGCTAACACGAGGCGGAGTTGTGCATGGGTTTTATGGTAACAGTGACATGGCCAAACGTTATATTTCGCTCGGGTTTAAATTAGGTGTTGGTGGGTTAATTCTCAACCCCAGTGCAAAAAAGCTCCGTGAAACCGTGGTCAATTTACCGTTAGAACACTTTTTATTGGAAACGGATTCGCCAAGCATGGCTCCATTTGATCATCCACAATCGCGTAACACCCCACTCACTCTTCTTCGTGTTGTGTCCGAGATCGCATTTTTAAAGGAAAAGTCGACTGTCTGTATATTAGAACAATTGAATCAAAATGCTTTGCAACTATTTGACCTTTAG
- a CDS encoding nucleoside-specific channel-forming Tsx family protein: MMKKLNTLVLASTVALAGSAFTVSAAEQTGDIHANDYNWMQFNIMYAIDEHPIANEDEATHNYLEMEFGGRSGFVDLYGYVDVFNLGNSDSGDKADGESKMFMKFAPRFSIDAITGTDLSLGPVQEVYFSTLFNWGGGAINTGGNGEGDVNMSFWGVGADVMVPWLGKTGMNLYGAYDINRKDWNGYQFSANWFKPFVFFEDKSFLSFQGYVDYQFDMDEEYSGTNSDGDFNNTEHGGAAFFGLYYHTDRFALGYGGKYFYHAYGLNDNAFKNEFFGGLDTTGWTHFLTATYKI, from the coding sequence ATGATGAAAAAATTAAATACTTTAGTATTAGCAAGTACAGTTGCACTAGCAGGTTCTGCATTTACTGTTTCTGCTGCCGAACAAACTGGCGACATTCATGCAAACGATTATAATTGGATGCAGTTTAACATTATGTATGCAATAGATGAGCATCCAATTGCAAACGAAGATGAAGCTACTCATAACTATTTAGAAATGGAGTTTGGCGGTCGTTCTGGCTTTGTTGACCTCTATGGTTATGTTGATGTGTTCAACTTAGGCAACAGTGATTCAGGCGATAAAGCTGACGGCGAGAGCAAAATGTTCATGAAGTTCGCTCCTCGTTTTTCTATTGATGCCATTACGGGTACTGATTTATCTTTAGGCCCAGTTCAAGAAGTTTATTTCTCTACTCTATTTAACTGGGGTGGTGGCGCTATCAATACCGGAGGCAATGGTGAAGGCGATGTTAACATGTCTTTCTGGGGTGTTGGTGCGGATGTAATGGTTCCATGGTTAGGTAAAACTGGCATGAACCTTTATGGTGCTTATGACATTAACCGTAAAGACTGGAATGGTTACCAATTCTCGGCTAACTGGTTCAAGCCATTTGTTTTCTTTGAAGATAAGAGCTTCTTATCTTTCCAAGGCTATGTCGATTACCAATTCGATATGGATGAAGAATATTCTGGTACAAATTCCGATGGTGACTTTAATAACACTGAACACGGTGGCGCTGCATTCTTCGGTCTTTATTATCACACAGACCGTTTTGCTCTAGGTTATGGTGGTAAGTACTTCTACCATGCATATGGCTTAAATGATAACGCGTTTAAGAATGAATTCTTTGGTGGTTTAGATACTACTGGTTGGACTCATTTCCTTACCGCAACTTACAAAATCTAG
- the pnp gene encoding polyribonucleotide nucleotidyltransferase encodes MNPIVKSFEYGQHTVTLETGVMARQADAAVLASMGDTTVLVTVVGKKIADLSRSFFPLTVNYQEKTYAAGKIPGGFFKREGRPSEDETLIARLIDRPIRPLFPNGFKNEVQVIITVVSVDPQIEPDIISMIGTSAALAISGIPFSGPIGAARVGYVDGEYVLNPSVDLLATSSLNLVVSGTKAAVLMVESEAKALAEEIMLGAVTYGHDQQQVVVDAISEFKAEAGKPTWDWTAPVQDQDLVAKIKELAEAGMTDAYQIEVKQDRYIQVGIVKAAAKAALVAENPEVDCREVDTLLGSLEKSVVRGRIISGKPRIDGREPDMIRALSVLAGVLPRTHGSSLFTRGETQALVTCTLGTERDAQKIDSIMGERTNRFMLHYNFPPYCVGETGMVGSPKRREIGHGKLAWRGMNAVMPSAEEFPYSIRVVSEITESNGSSSMASVCGTSLALMDAGVPIKSSVAGIAMGLVKEGDDFVVLSDILGDEDHLGDMDFKVAGTRDGITALQMDIKIEGITKEIMDIALQQAYGARVHILNVMDQAIGSPRDDISAHAPRITTIKINPEKIRDVIGKGGAVIRALTEETGTTIELDDNGTVKIASSNGEATKEAIRRIEEITAEVEVGRIYNGKVIRIVDFGAFVNILPGKDGLVHISQISDERVANVSDHLEMNQEVAVKVMEVDRQGRVRLSIKEAQAKETAE; translated from the coding sequence GTGAATCCAATTGTAAAGAGTTTTGAGTATGGTCAACATACCGTCACCTTAGAAACAGGTGTTATGGCACGTCAAGCAGATGCTGCAGTTTTAGCAAGCATGGGCGATACCACAGTATTAGTTACTGTCGTTGGTAAAAAAATTGCGGACTTAAGCCGTAGCTTTTTCCCGCTAACGGTTAACTATCAAGAAAAAACCTATGCTGCAGGTAAAATTCCTGGCGGTTTCTTTAAGCGTGAAGGTCGTCCTTCAGAAGATGAAACTCTGATTGCACGTCTCATTGACCGTCCTATTCGTCCTTTATTTCCTAACGGTTTTAAAAACGAAGTTCAAGTTATCATTACTGTGGTATCGGTTGATCCACAAATCGAGCCAGATATTATTTCGATGATTGGTACCTCAGCCGCGTTAGCTATTTCTGGTATTCCTTTCAGTGGCCCAATAGGTGCTGCGCGTGTTGGTTATGTCGACGGCGAATATGTACTTAACCCATCGGTTGATCTGCTTGCAACAAGCTCGCTTAACTTAGTGGTTTCCGGTACTAAAGCCGCGGTACTTATGGTTGAATCTGAAGCAAAAGCGCTTGCAGAAGAAATCATGCTAGGTGCGGTAACTTACGGTCATGATCAACAGCAAGTTGTTGTTGATGCTATCAGCGAATTCAAAGCTGAAGCGGGTAAGCCAACATGGGATTGGACTGCACCCGTTCAAGATCAAGATTTAGTCGCTAAAATCAAAGAGCTTGCAGAAGCTGGCATGACAGACGCTTACCAAATTGAAGTCAAGCAAGACCGTTATATACAAGTCGGTATTGTTAAAGCGGCTGCGAAAGCGGCGTTAGTTGCAGAGAATCCAGAGGTAGATTGTCGTGAAGTCGACACCCTACTTGGTAGCTTAGAGAAAAGTGTGGTCCGCGGACGTATTATTAGTGGTAAGCCACGTATCGATGGTCGCGAACCAGACATGATCCGCGCATTAAGTGTGTTAGCGGGTGTACTTCCACGTACTCACGGTAGCTCATTGTTTACTCGTGGTGAAACACAAGCACTAGTCACTTGTACTTTGGGTACTGAACGTGATGCTCAGAAGATTGATAGCATCATGGGCGAACGTACTAATCGCTTTATGCTTCATTATAACTTCCCTCCGTATTGTGTTGGTGAAACCGGTATGGTTGGTTCACCTAAGCGTCGTGAAATTGGTCATGGTAAGTTAGCATGGCGTGGTATGAATGCAGTGATGCCTTCTGCTGAAGAATTCCCATACAGCATTCGTGTTGTATCTGAAATCACTGAATCTAACGGTTCAAGCTCAATGGCTTCAGTATGTGGTACTTCATTAGCATTAATGGATGCGGGTGTACCAATCAAAAGTTCTGTTGCTGGTATTGCAATGGGTCTCGTTAAAGAAGGCGACGATTTCGTTGTACTTTCTGACATCTTAGGTGATGAAGATCACTTAGGTGACATGGACTTTAAAGTAGCCGGTACTCGTGATGGTATCACTGCATTGCAGATGGATATCAAAATCGAAGGTATCACCAAAGAAATCATGGATATCGCACTACAACAGGCTTATGGCGCACGCGTTCATATCCTAAACGTGATGGACCAAGCCATTGGTTCTCCTCGTGATGATATCTCTGCCCATGCTCCTCGTATCACCACTATCAAGATCAACCCAGAGAAGATCCGTGATGTAATTGGTAAAGGCGGCGCGGTAATTCGTGCGCTAACCGAAGAAACGGGTACTACGATTGAGCTTGATGACAATGGTACTGTGAAAATAGCATCATCGAATGGCGAAGCAACGAAAGAAGCTATCCGTCGTATCGAAGAAATCACTGCTGAAGTTGAAGTGGGTCGCATCTACAACGGTAAAGTAATCCGTATTGTTGATTTCGGTGCATTTGTAAACATTCTTCCAGGTAAAGATGGTTTAGTACACATCTCTCAAATCAGTGATGAGCGCGTCGCAAATGTATCTGATCATTTAGAAATGAACCAAGAAGTTGCTGTAAAAGTAATGGAAGTGGATCGTCAAGGTCGTGTCAGACTGTCAATTAAAGAAGCTCAAGCGAAAGAAACTGCTGAGTAA
- the deoC gene encoding deoxyribose-phosphate aldolase, producing the protein MTDLKKAASRGISLMDLTTLNDDDTDQKVIDLCHKAKSPAGNTAAICIYPRFIPIARKTLNELDCEDIKIATVTNFPHGNDDIAIAVLETRAAIAYGADEVDVVFPYRALMAGNETVGFELVKACKEECGDDVLLKVIIESGELKDPALIRKASELAIDAGADFIKTSTGKVAVNATLEAAEIMLTVISEKNRQVGFKPAGGVRDAAKTAEFLALAERILGADWVSPQTFRFGASSLLNSLLHTLELTEAPTPTSGY; encoded by the coding sequence ATGACTGATTTAAAAAAAGCGGCGTCACGCGGTATTTCATTAATGGACTTAACCACGTTAAATGACGATGATACCGATCAAAAAGTGATCGATTTATGCCACAAAGCCAAGTCTCCAGCCGGCAATACTGCGGCGATTTGTATTTATCCTCGCTTTATTCCTATTGCACGTAAAACACTTAATGAACTTGATTGTGAAGACATTAAGATTGCTACAGTGACCAACTTCCCACACGGTAATGATGATATCGCTATAGCGGTATTAGAAACTCGCGCTGCCATTGCCTATGGCGCTGATGAAGTTGATGTCGTGTTCCCATACCGTGCTTTAATGGCAGGCAATGAGACGGTTGGCTTTGAACTGGTTAAAGCGTGTAAAGAAGAGTGTGGTGATGATGTCTTGTTGAAAGTTATTATCGAATCTGGTGAGTTAAAAGATCCCGCACTTATCCGTAAAGCCTCTGAATTAGCGATTGATGCAGGTGCTGATTTCATCAAAACTTCGACGGGGAAAGTTGCGGTTAATGCCACGCTTGAAGCTGCTGAAATTATGTTAACCGTCATCAGCGAGAAAAACCGTCAGGTTGGTTTTAAGCCTGCTGGCGGCGTGCGAGATGCAGCGAAAACGGCAGAGTTTTTAGCCTTAGCTGAGCGTATTTTAGGTGCAGATTGGGTCAGTCCGCAGACATTCCGTTTTGGTGCATCTAGCTTATTAAATAGCTTGTTGCATACGCTCGAATTGACTGAAGCGCCTACGCCTACTTCAGGCTACTAA